A DNA window from Thermococcus sp. 4557 contains the following coding sequences:
- a CDS encoding ABC transporter permease has translation MFERNLSTRAAVAIILSFILVSIIGPHTLNHEDVENWDNLSYWRLNPQGVPPEWYGELVGLPKTEWLQGERQAGAFVFTYDFHYSSSPSDIIFIPNSTGVMRIKIIGPDGREYILWDGYVFGEIHFSKNPSVFVRIAGEKCNVTPDGGNLLFHDAFNVIFSKPTEDCLDHPEFLKGEYKIVVEGAEKEPRIRVLGKSYGLLGTDTVGRDVWTGFIWGMRETIVIAILGSLATVGLALVLGTLSVLSSWVGKIADFVSRLVTVTPVLPVAVSAVVLVAAIDENYVIKASPLAIALIVGILMMGNVSRNVRSMVEEELRKEYVESARALGGSSLWILRKHVSKVLVPYTVYQFALAVPGTIAFITLLGFFNIVPGFNWGTIMSQTIREGATYRLAWWQVVPVGVSIGLLALSFVSLSRRIEEEFLKR, from the coding sequence ATGTTTGAGAGAAACCTCTCAACCCGGGCGGCGGTGGCGATAATTCTATCGTTCATCCTAGTCTCCATCATCGGTCCCCACACCCTGAACCACGAGGACGTTGAGAACTGGGACAATCTAAGCTACTGGCGTCTTAACCCGCAGGGGGTTCCGCCGGAATGGTACGGCGAGCTGGTGGGGCTTCCAAAGACGGAGTGGCTCCAGGGGGAGCGTCAGGCGGGGGCGTTCGTCTTCACCTACGACTTCCACTACTCGTCCTCACCCTCGGATATCATCTTCATTCCAAACTCGACGGGAGTGATGAGGATAAAGATCATCGGGCCGGACGGGCGGGAATACATCCTCTGGGACGGCTACGTTTTCGGCGAGATACACTTCTCCAAGAACCCCAGCGTGTTCGTCAGGATAGCGGGGGAGAAGTGCAACGTGACTCCAGACGGCGGGAACCTGCTGTTCCATGATGCCTTCAACGTGATATTCTCGAAGCCCACCGAGGACTGCCTGGACCATCCGGAATTCCTGAAGGGGGAGTACAAAATAGTGGTCGAGGGCGCGGAGAAGGAGCCGAGGATAAGGGTGCTTGGAAAGAGCTACGGCCTCCTGGGAACCGACACCGTTGGGAGGGACGTCTGGACCGGCTTCATCTGGGGAATGAGGGAAACCATAGTCATAGCCATCCTCGGCTCCCTCGCAACGGTTGGCCTGGCCCTGGTTCTGGGAACTCTGAGCGTCCTCTCGAGCTGGGTGGGCAAGATAGCGGATTTCGTATCGCGGCTCGTGACGGTAACCCCGGTTCTTCCTGTGGCCGTGTCCGCGGTGGTTCTCGTGGCGGCGATAGACGAGAACTACGTCATCAAGGCCAGTCCACTCGCGATAGCCCTCATCGTGGGAATCCTGATGATGGGGAACGTCTCCCGAAACGTCCGCTCGATGGTGGAGGAGGAGCTGAGAAAGGAGTACGTCGAATCCGCCAGGGCGCTCGGCGGGAGTTCCCTCTGGATTCTCAGGAAGCACGTCTCAAAGGTTCTGGTGCCCTACACCGTCTATCAGTTCGCCCTCGCCGTCCCCGGAACGATAGCGTTCATAACCCTCCTGGGCTTCTTCAACATCGTGCCGGGCTTCAACTGGGGAACCATAATGAGCCAGACCATAAGGGAGGGGGCAACCTACAGGCTGGCATGGTGGCAGGTGGTTCCGGTCGGGGTTTCAATAGGCCTTCTGGCGCTCTCCTTCGTGTCTCTGAGCAGGAGGATAGAGGAGGAGTTCCTGAAGCGCTGA
- a CDS encoding ATP-binding protein produces the protein MLKCSLCIHDERTAKIDIIDGKPVCRECQVYMRHPMDREGIRKELEELMKGVDRAIVAYSGGKDSVVALYLAKEVYKIPSLEAVMIDHGLMAEEAIENARRIAEHLGVPFKILRYDYSDIFREALLKAESPCRRCSKRTMEKLRKYALKNGYKYIITGHELPFGHHPYRLMSGGVVQIRLLSMMTEGERLEILERLPFEFPELPGYTTNCLVLGPALERYWEVHGHSFEHRRIAALVRYGLMDREKAEREVAKPSVPKEQKKLVYLKLGLDTSLLE, from the coding sequence ATGCTCAAGTGCTCACTCTGCATTCACGACGAGAGGACTGCGAAGATAGACATCATCGACGGAAAACCCGTCTGCAGGGAGTGCCAGGTCTATATGAGGCACCCGATGGACCGGGAGGGGATAAGGAAAGAGCTCGAGGAGCTCATGAAGGGCGTGGACAGGGCAATCGTCGCCTACTCCGGCGGTAAAGACAGCGTAGTTGCCCTCTACCTGGCGAAGGAGGTCTATAAGATTCCCAGCCTGGAGGCGGTCATGATAGACCACGGGCTCATGGCAGAGGAGGCCATAGAGAACGCCCGGAGGATAGCGGAGCACCTTGGGGTTCCATTCAAAATCCTCCGCTACGACTACTCCGACATCTTCCGCGAGGCCCTTTTGAAGGCCGAATCCCCCTGCAGGCGCTGCTCCAAGAGAACGATGGAGAAGCTGAGGAAGTACGCGCTCAAAAACGGCTACAAGTACATCATCACCGGCCACGAGCTTCCCTTCGGCCACCATCCGTACAGGCTCATGAGCGGAGGAGTGGTTCAGATAAGGCTCCTCTCCATGATGACCGAGGGGGAGAGGCTCGAAATCCTGGAGAGGCTACCCTTCGAGTTTCCAGAGCTGCCGGGCTACACCACCAACTGCCTAGTTCTGGGCCCGGCCCTCGAGAGGTACTGGGAGGTTCACGGCCACAGCTTCGAGCACCGCAGGATAGCGGCCCTCGTGCGCTACGGCCTCATGGACAGGGAAAAGGCCGAGAGGGAAGTGGCAAAGCCCAGTGTGCCGAAAGAACAGAAAAAGCTTGTATACCTGAA
- a CDS encoding ABC transporter permease, which produces MGFIGKVLENVTLLIIVLIITGVLIAQAEHKIHSIEMNNLGIPADGGRGIRESLEKTYRYVNFSLALFSRKNGSVVVVRYGNMTTEIYHPSPREIFEKAFRTTPERAILTTFTVLLLTMALVFLLGLYWGLKAGYRGGWWDRVLSALAPIFSAIPGWFWAIFLLWMLWWRLDLSTIDYMGYIAHAKATGEISVLTYLNALLLPVLTLTFANVVIYAFNVRTLVKKETHEEHFFADVLKGLPDRRIMKKLLRTVLPSFLTFTSYNFLGLLINAMAVEKLFNVNGIGYVFAHSAGKDYYVSPGGEITQTFAFNGGHIFFVALVMVLLYFINSTVMEALYLKLDPRVRRNV; this is translated from the coding sequence ATGGGATTCATTGGTAAAGTCCTGGAGAACGTAACACTGCTCATAATTGTTCTCATCATCACGGGCGTTCTAATAGCCCAGGCCGAGCACAAGATACACTCGATCGAGATGAACAATCTCGGAATTCCAGCGGATGGTGGGAGGGGGATAAGGGAGAGCCTGGAAAAAACCTACAGGTACGTCAATTTCTCCCTCGCCCTGTTCAGCAGGAAGAACGGAAGCGTCGTCGTGGTAAGATACGGAAACATGACGACCGAAATATACCACCCCTCTCCCCGCGAGATTTTTGAAAAGGCCTTTCGGACGACACCGGAGAGGGCAATACTGACGACTTTCACGGTTCTCCTGCTGACGATGGCGCTGGTGTTCCTGCTGGGCCTCTACTGGGGGCTGAAGGCCGGCTATCGGGGAGGCTGGTGGGACAGGGTTCTCTCCGCCCTGGCACCGATATTCTCCGCCATTCCTGGCTGGTTCTGGGCGATATTCCTGCTGTGGATGCTCTGGTGGCGGCTGGACCTTTCCACGATAGATTACATGGGCTACATCGCCCACGCCAAGGCCACGGGGGAGATAAGCGTTTTAACCTACCTGAACGCCCTCCTCCTTCCCGTCCTCACCCTGACCTTCGCCAACGTCGTCATCTACGCCTTCAACGTGAGAACCCTTGTGAAGAAGGAAACTCATGAGGAGCACTTCTTCGCCGACGTGCTCAAGGGCCTTCCCGACAGGCGGATAATGAAAAAGCTCCTCAGAACGGTTCTCCCCTCGTTCCTGACCTTCACGAGCTACAACTTCCTCGGCCTGCTGATAAACGCGATGGCCGTTGAAAAGCTCTTCAACGTGAACGGGATTGGCTACGTCTTCGCCCACTCCGCGGGAAAGGACTACTACGTATCGCCCGGCGGTGAGATAACGCAGACGTTCGCCTTCAACGGCGGGCACATCTTCTTCGTCGCCCTCGTCATGGTCCTGCTCTACTTCATCAACTCGACGGTCATGGAGGCGCTGTACCTGAAGCTCGACCCCAGGGTGAGGCGGAATGTTTGA